ATTGAATGTGTTACTGGGTGTAACTGAATTTCTGCTGAAGTAGGACTCtcccatctttctctttttgacTTCAGTTCCAATCCTTATATTGGAACTGATCTTTCAGAAAACTATTCGTCAGGAAAATGGGGGAAGgaaggtttctgtttttttgcttgttttttttttttgttttgtttttttgttttgttttgtttttttttttatattggtGAATTCCGCGATGTTCATGTCACTGAGTTGTATGAGTGCTGGCATGGACCTCCAGAACAGCATAataagaagctgaaataattaTCTGTAGACAGAACAACAGAAGGATGTACTCTTTGAAAAGCATGTGGAATGGTAGCTCAGCAAATGCTGGAAGCTAAGTTCGAAGGTCTACCTGTGGTGCTTCTTTTAATAGTGCTCAACTGTTTCCTACATCAGTAGCCCAAAACtaagttttgctttgcttttgtcagTCAAAGAACTAGACTTAATTGGTGCTTCATGTTGCATATTGAACTCTGTTTAACTGTGAAAGCATACACACTCTTTTTTTACCACTCAtaagtggtaaaaaaaaaaaacaaaaaaacaatgtaCAATTTTCCCCTGAGCAAATTCAGGACTTCATCTTCCATCTTCAAGAAGACTGTCATTGTTAGTGGACCAGGTGGATTCTGAAAGAGACAAAGTTTGCCCTCTCTCTAAAGAATGATGGACTGTAGCCTTGTAgctgttctttttattcctttttcagGCAGCACTTGTTTTAActgcatttcccttttttcctttgcaggtgGCCTCCCTCGGAGTTACCACATTCACACTTTGTGCCCTCTGCATCGACCGGTTCCGTGCTGCCACCAACGTGCAGATGTACTATGAGATGATTGAGAACTGCACCTCGACGACAGCCAAACTGGCTGTCATTTGGGTGGGGGCCCTGCTACTGGCACTGCCAGAGGTAGTGTTGCGTCAGCTGATCAAGGAGGACCCCGAGTACAGCGGCAGCCCACCCGGGGAGCGCTGTGTGGTGAAGATTTCCACCACGCTGCCTGACACCATCTATGTGCTGGCTCTGACGTACGATGGGGCAAGGCTCTGGTGGTATTTTGGCTGCTATTTTTGTTTGCCAACTCTTTTCACTATTACTTGCTCCCTGGTAACAGCAAGGAAAATCAGGAGGGCAGAAAAGGCTTGCACAAGAGGGAACAAGCGACAAATTCAGCTTGAAAGTCAGATGAACTGCACAGTGGTAGCTTTGACCATTTTATATGGGTTTTGCATAATTCCTGAAAACATCTGCAACATCGTGACTGCCTACATGGCCACAGGGGTCTCTCGCCAGACTATGGATCTTCTCCATCTTATTAGCCAGTTCCTCTTGTTCTTTAAATCCTGTGTTACACCAGTActccttttctgtctctgtaAACCTTTTAGCCGGGCCTTTATGGAgtgttgctgttgctgctgtgatGAATGCATTCAGAAATCTTCAACAGTGACAAGCGATGACAACGACAATGAGTACACCACAGAGCTGGAGCTCTCCCCTTTTAGCACCATCCGCCGCGAAATGTCTACTTTTGCCTCTGTGGGGACTCACTGTTAATCAACTTTAGGActtcacttcttttttaatcttttttttttttttttctttcttctttcttttcttccctgaaacttcatatttttctaTCTGAAGGGACTATTGAAAACTACTCTGGAAACCAATCTGCATAGTAACAGTCATGCTCTGCAATATAATTTGTCTcgttattaaaatgaaagaaagggaGTGAAGGAGAGCTTAGTACTTGGTTTTAAATCATGATATTTTGTACGGTGCTAGGATTTCATTATCTGGGGGGAAGGATCTGTGTCTGTccacttttatttaatttcataattGTTTTGATAATCACTGTAAAATGATTATATAGACATTGTGGGTTTTGCAGGATGTTTAATGTAAAAGATGTGGTGGAGAGTATTTGAAGGTGGTTTTAATCTAATTACTGTACACTATTGTGAGAGAGCTTGGACTTTGAAAAATTTATAAAgtag
The sequence above is a segment of the Excalfactoria chinensis isolate bCotChi1 chromosome 1, bCotChi1.hap2, whole genome shotgun sequence genome. Coding sequences within it:
- the GPR37 gene encoding prosaposin receptor GPR37; its protein translation is MRPLRAPLALLCPVLGAWAACALLPVAGSALPASPQRSSSAPTPLAPPGRRAAAAVPGRGAEAEPGRRRARSSESGAGAAAGSGPRWLPLNGSARGESAAGGRGNGTGRRARLRNPFYPLTEESYGAYAVMCLSVVIFGIGIMGNMAVMCIVCHNYYMRSISNSLLANLAFWDFLIVFFCLPLVIFQELTKKWLLEDFSCKIVPYIEVASLGVTTFTLCALCIDRFRAATNVQMYYEMIENCTSTTAKLAVIWVGALLLALPEVVLRQLIKEDPEYSGSPPGERCVVKISTTLPDTIYVLALTYDGARLWWYFGCYFCLPTLFTITCSLVTARKIRRAEKACTRGNKRQIQLESQMNCTVVALTILYGFCIIPENICNIVTAYMATGVSRQTMDLLHLISQFLLFFKSCVTPVLLFCLCKPFSRAFMECCCCCCDECIQKSSTVTSDDNDNEYTTELELSPFSTIRREMSTFASVGTHC